Genomic segment of Mercurialis annua linkage group LG6, ddMerAnnu1.2, whole genome shotgun sequence:
AAGTTTATTCAACTGATAATGGTCTGTGTAAAATCAGTGACGTTCTCGGTGATGGTTAATCGTACTGCTAATGGGATGATTACGCCGCAAAGGGGTTTACGGCAAGGTGACCCGCTTTCGCCATATTTGTTCCTTTTATGTTCGGAAGGTTTTTCGTCGCTGCTTCGCAAAGGGGAAAGGGACAGTAGGCTGGGACGGTAGGCTGTCAGGGGGCAAAGTTTGCAGAGGGGGTCCTACTATTAATCACCTATTCTTTGCCGATGATAGCATTCTGTTTGCGAAAGCGAATGCTCGCGAATGCAGGTACCTGAAAGATGTGATTATGAGCTATGAGAGGGCGTCAGGTCAGATGATTAATGTAGAGAAGTCAGAAATGATGTTTAGTGCAGGCACGTCTATGGATACCCGAACTGAGGTGAGAAACATTTTAGAGATGCGGGAAGTTGGCAGCTTTAAAAAGTATCTCGGAATGCCTACGCTTATAGGGAGAGCGAGGAAACCAATTTTTGCTTTTCTCCAAGACAGACTTCACAAGCGTATCTCAGGGTGGAAGGAGAAATATTTGTCCAAGGCGGGAAAGGAAGTACTGATAAAGTCCATTGCTCAATCGATCCCAACGTACATAATGAGTTGTTTCGCATTGCCGAACTCGTTTTACAATGACATGCAGCGGTCTATATCGCGGTTTTGGTGGTCCGGAGCGGATGACAAACATAAAATACCGTGGGTGAGCTGGGACTCTATATGTAAGGCAAAGAAGAAGGGAGGCCTCGGATTTAGAAACCTCCATGCTTTTAATATGGCGATGTTGGCGAAGCAAGTGTGGAGGCTTTTTCAGAATCCTGAGTCGTTTTGTGGCAAAGTATTTAAGGCTAAATACTATCCTAACTCGGATATTTTTCATACTCAAGTTAGGCGTAGAACGAGTTATGTTTGGCAAAGCTTTGTAGAAGGGAGAAAAGTGTTACAGGAAGGGTTAGCGTGGCGGATTGGGAATGGACAATCGGTTCTTGCTTTGTCTGATAATTGGATTACGACGGCTAGCTACATGAAGCCGTTAGGTCCCATCAATTTTCAGGAAGGAAGTCGGGTTAGTGAATTTATTGACTCGGGTGTCAAACGATGGAACGTTGAGAAAGTAAAGGAGGTGTTCTCTAAAGAAGACGCGCACAACATTTTGCAGATTCCTCTTAGCTACCGTTTACCGCCGGATAAACTTTTCTGGCCACATACGAAGACGGGGATTTTTACAGTGAAATCGGCGTATTATATAGCAGCAAAGAGGGTTGGTATAGGGGTGGCAGGGCCGTCAAATGATAGTTCCAACGATGGATTATGGAACAATATATGGATACTTTCGATTCCTCCGAAAGTTAAACATTTTTTATGGCGGGCAGGCCATAATACCTTAGCATGTAACGCTAACCTGGTCAAAAAGAAAGTTcctatttttattctttgtcCCAGATGTCAGAATGCTGAGGAAACAGCTATCCACTGCTTGAAAGAGTGCGAGGTGGTTAGAGGGATGTGGCTGCTTTCTCCGTTGGGAATCAGAGTTGATAGGCTCATATACAGTACGGCGAAGGAATGGTTGTCAAACATGATCAGCTCGTTAAAGATGGAGGAGGCCCAGATCTTTGCTATGACACTTTGGCTAATCTGGATGGATCGAAATAACGTGGTTTTTAATAACTTTAGACTGCCAGGTGCTATGATCTTTAACTGCATTCCGTCTATGTTAAGATACCCAGGAAGAGCAGTGGAAATGAGAGCAGGCAGGAGTGTTAGAGACCAGCAATGGCTCCCTCCGTCGCCGGATTGCCTGAAAATCAACACGGACGCAGCAATTTCTCAAGAGAAAAGATTAGCGGTGCTGAGTGCAGTTTGCAGGGATTCAGATGGAAGTGTGATGAGGTGGGGAGTCTTAGTTGTGCATGATTGTGTCAATGCCGAAGTTGCAGAGATGCAGGCTGTGAGATTTGGTTTGCAGTTATCAGAATCATTGAGCTACAAGTTGGTTTGTTGTGAGTCAGACGCTTTGGCTGTTGTTAACAGGCTTGGTAATCATTATGCGGCATCAGATTACCTCCAAATATTGGTAGAAGATTGCTTTGATAGCTGTGGGGATCGTGTTGTGAGTTTCAATTACGTTCATAGACAATGTAATCAAGTTGCTCATGCGTTAGCCAAATGGGGTATTTTTTTTGGTAGGGATTGCGGGTCTGACGGAAATGTTCCTTTTCCAGTCAATGAACTTGTAACAGTTATTATCTAATAAAGTGCAAATctgattctaaaaaaaaaaggaagttATTAAGCTGCTAGCCAAACTAATCCactataataaatttgaaacaagTTAGCGAAAATACTAACTTAAGAGCAGTACATAAACATAGATAAATAAACAAAGtattacatttaattttgaGGTTCACTTTTCTCATAACAaagtttcaattttgaaaaattaaaaattgaatgagAAACCATTCATTCAGCAATTTCATTTGTACATATGCTAAGAGGAAAATTTGAGCCCACTAATCCACAATTTACTAAGCGCTACACAACAATCCATTGTAGCCTGCCAACCTTGCATGGATTACACATTAAAATCTGAGCTATAACTTATCTATTTTCGGAGTACTCAagttgtttacaccggcccaaaaatATTATGATTAGAGCTTCGTGTGGGCTTACCAAGGGAATTAGACACAATAGAAAGCCTTTTCAgattagcttttatttttattaggaaTTTGCAGCTTATTAGGAGTGTTTCTCTTTAGGAATATtagttttagttaaattagaaaTCTTGGTTTTgtagagctataaatagctcagaccttcattatttttgtatcaacaaatcaatcaatcaaaaatcaagTCCAATACTTTTCATCCCGCAATCCccgaattgttttaatttaggagtagtttccggtattaatctcgcctgagttcattaactcccagattattactatttaaatcacgtggttaagtgtctttaaccaaagaagccctgtgaatatctacataggttcgttaaagtatcaaacctcaaaccgatcccaattataaattcaaagattcgagttcggaatatttccaggcgaaaatcttttggcgactccactggggacacagtttatggttagcacaaaagcagactttaaggacgattccaggcacgctcggtctGTACGCCGACAACAACTGAAGCAAGGTGATGGAGTAGACGATTTTGACTCGGGCATATCAGAAATCATGACCAAAGACAAACAACAGGTTCACCAATCAAGCAAGGTGCCGAATACTTTGGGCACTGATGGGAACCTCCCGTCGGACAAGAATGATGATGCAGCCGATGATTCGATGGACTACTCGCGCCAGCTTCCTCCGTCTCGCCCTTCTTTGTCACCGGCCGATTTTTCGGCTATGAAAAGAATAAGCAGATGTTCGACGGTGCGATGCATCAAATGTCGGAAGTAATGAAGAATATCATGTCTGATCAAGCATCAGTCCATAGGCAGATCCAGGGTAATTTGGATGGCCTCAACAAGGCGATGGAAAACTTGAGCCGACTCTTTTATGGACAATTCATTACCGAGCAAAGTTACAGAAGGGCCGAACAGAACTAGACACCGAATAGCTTCGGATATCCAGGTAGTTCGGCCGAACCAGTACAGCAACCCAGAAAGCTCAGGTACACTTATGGATCAGTTAAGCTCTTGACCAGGCAGGAGGCCGAATTGGCAGGAAGAGCCGATCACTTGGGGGCAAGCACTTCAGCTCCCCAAGGCGAACCCATACCACAGGGGGTAGCAACTGGAGCTAACACCCAAGAACTAAACATGGGCGAACGTTCGGCTACAGAAGGAAGCAAGCCGAATATTTATAATCAGGGGAAACTCATGGACATGTTGGAAAAACTTGgagtcgatttgaaaccgaTGCCTCGCCCTTCGTATATGAAGCCTTATCCAGATTGGATCGATAAGATGTTCCCTTTCCCAATGGGGTACAAGGTTCCCGAGTTTAGCCTATTCTCGGGCGAAGAACGAGGACAATCAACGGTCAAACATGTCGCCCGTTTCTCAGCTCAATGCAGCGAGGCTGCAGCTTATGATTTCTGGAAACTTCGGCTGTTTGCAAGTTCGCTAACAAAAAAGGCCTTCACTTGGTACTCAAGATTATCACCAAACTCGGTGGAAACCTGGAAAGATTTTTAAATCCTCTTTCACGAGGAATTTTACAGAGCACCACCTAATGTCACCCTCGTCGATTTGGCTCGCATATCGCAGCTGCCAAGTGAATCGGCGGAGAAATACATTGGCCGATTCAGGAATATTAGAACGAGGTGCTCAACTGAGATTTCTGAGGCCGATTGTGTCCAAATGGTAGTGAGAGGGATgagtttcgccatgagggagCACTTTGAGGGTCACCGGTTCCAGGACTTATTCGAATTGACGAACATGGTGACGAGTGATGAAAGGCTTCTCCAGGAGAAAGAGCAGAGGCGAGGGGCTTCCAAAGGTACCTACTACAAGGATTAGCTGGACATAGCCGTGGTTTCGGACAGCGAGGATAGCACCTCAGAGGACGAAATCAATATGGCAGAATTCTTGGGTACCAAGCCGCTGGAATGTTCGGCATTGAGAAAACCGggtttcatcaaaaaaaaaaaaaaaaaaaaaaaccgcgGTGGTACAAAAGGAGTACTCCTTCGATTTAACCAAAGCTGACGAGATCTTTGATGCCTTATTCAAAGATGGGCAGATCGCCCTCAGTGAAGGTCACGTGATCCCACCACCAGAGGAAATGGTCGGGAAGTATTACTGCAAATATCACAACTCTTGGAGGCACAGTACGAACAACTGTGTAAACTTCAGAAATATGATCTAGAAGGCGATCAATGAGGGCAAGCTCTTATTCCAAACTAAAAAGGAGGCCGATGCGAAGTACGTGTCCATTAACACTGTTCGGCCCCATTTTGATAGTTTTTTGGAGCAGGGACAGATCCAGAGTAAGTGGAGCCCGAGGAAACCTAAGCTCAAGGTGGCGACAGATGGCTCTAAATGGCGAACAGAAAAGGTGCGATCTCAACAGCAGAAGAGAAAACGTCATAGTACGTCCACCGCAGAGGTCATGTGTCCATCATGCAGTACTTGTTTCGCCGCCAAGAGGGCCGAAAAAGTAAGGGATTATCCCAAGACATTTAAGCCTAAATCGCCCATCGAACATTGGCAGAAAAATCAGCCACAGCGGGAGTCTAAGACAACCGTGTTCAAAAGGATttttcggccaacggaggagacccctcgtatgacaaAAACCCAAAAGAGGCGAATGTAGAGGTTAAGGCAGGAGTCGCGGGCCAACCATAGCGCAGTTAACTCGTCCATACAAAATCGATTGACGCCCAAGCCTAAGCGGGCGAACAGACCCATGGCTGAGAGATTGGGTAATAGGGCACGGATCGACACAACTGTTGAGCCACATGAACGCAGGACGACGAAAATGCGGAATATATGGGTTCCAAAAGGAAGATATTGAGAAAGAAGAGACAACCGGCATAACCCATGAGTCGAAGGCTCATAAAACTGAGACAAAGGAGGGCGAACGATGATCTTACAAAGACATCCTTGTCTCCTATCAAGGTGGTCAGCTGAAGGCAAAAGTACCCGGAGATCGGGAATTGATCGTCTCGCACAAAAAAGGGGTGCTAAAGGCATGGGTCCCGGTTGTCAGGGACGGATTCGGAGTGAAAATGGTTACACTTCCCAATTCCTACAGAAGTAAGCCTGGACAGGACGATAGTGCCAATAGCACGGCGGTGGTATCACTCAGTAAACCCCCAACAAGGATGACTCGTCATATTCGGCCACTGTATATTAAGACCGATTTAAACGGAGTAACGATCAACATGGTTTTAATTGATAACGAAGCAGGGGTGAATATACTCCCAGCGAAGATGCTCAAGAAGCTTGGTATAAATAGGGATCAATTGGACCCAAGTGATGTCTACATGACTAATTTTGCTGGAGGCGAAACACCAGCCGAGGGGTACATCACTCTCCGAATCAAAGTCTGGCGAGTAGAGACCGAGGAGGGTTTCTTCGTAGTCAATGCCCGGAGCAATTACAATATATTGCTCGGTCGAGATTGGATACATTCCAACATGTGCATACCATCCACCATGCATCAAATGCTATTTATATGAGGGAAGATGGTTAGGCCGAGGTTGTACAGGGTGATCCCAATCCCTTCGGCGAGGACCATAATGTGCTAGAGGCACGTCTGTATGACGAAGAGGTACGAAACATACAGTCCCTCAGTTCTAAAAGGGAGGCAAGCGTACCCCGTTTGTTGGTCAATTCGGATCGGCCAGTATCGATTACCCTTGGGGGCAATGGCCGATCTACTATCATTAATCCTTTAAAATGATAGTACGCCATAATGAATTGAGGGAAATAATCAGGCAACTGGTCTCTTTGTACAAAGTTGCATCGGCCGAATGCATTTATGAGGACCAAGATCAGGACCCCACGGGATCACTGAAGATCGGGGCTCTGCAGCTGGCAACATGTAAACTGGAGGATGACCTCGCCCAGGTTCAAGACGAGCTGTTAGAGATAAATTTGGGTACAGACGATTCGCCCAGACCAATATATATCAATGTAGGGTTTAGTGCAGAATTCAAGGAACAGCTGATCGCCCTCCTCATCGAATACCGTGATTGCTTTGCCTGGCCGTACAACAAAATGCCAGGCCTTGATCCAAACGTTGCAGAGCATAAGCTCCCACTGAAAAGCGGATTCAGGACATTTCAGCAACCTCCCAGACGAATGTCAAGAGAGGTGGATACTCTTATCCAGGACAAAATCAAGCGGTTGGAAGATGCCAAGTTCATTCGGGAAGCAAAATATACAGAGTGGTTATCAAATATCGTCCTTGTGATGAAGAAGAACGGAAAACTAAGGGTATGTGTGGCTTTTTGAAATCTCAATTTGGCTATGCCGAAGGACGAATACCCAATGCCAGTGGCCGATATGTTGATAGATAGAGCAGCGGGGCACACAATGCTTAGTTTCCTTGATGCACATTCAGGGCACAACCAAGTGCCGATCAACAAGGAAGATGTGTCTAAAACAGCTTTTCGCTGCCTAGGACTGATCGGAGCCTATGAATGGGTGGTCATGCCTTTCGGCCTAAAAAATGCAGGCGTTACCTACCAAAGGGCGATGAATAAGATGTTTAAGGGTTTGGATTGCCTCGAAGTGTACATTGACAATGTGGTGGTCAAATCAAATACTGAGGAAGCCCATTTGGCTAATCTAAGAAAAGGTTTTGACCGTATACGGTCCAATGGGTTGAAAATGAATCCTCTCAAATGTGCATTCGGAGTatcggctggaaacttcttaggtttcttggttcaccagcggagGGTAGAGATAGATAAAAAAAGGCGAAGGCGATCATCAATGCCGAAACACCtaaaaccaagaagcagcttCAGAGACTCATCGGTCAAATAAATTTCCTGAGACGATTTATCGCAAACACAGCCGGGCGACTTCGCAGTTGGAGTGCTCTACTATGAGGAAAAGAGACCGATCAGTTCATATGGACGAACGAGCAGCAAAAAATATTCGACGATTTAAAGGAATACTTGGCCAAACCCCCAGTAATGACCCCTCCAAAGCTGAACAAGCCGCTGTTACTTTATTTATCGGTTGCACATGAATCTTTGGGATGTATGCTCGCCCAGGAGGATGAAGGGGTTGAAAGAGTGGTTTATTATATGAGTCGCGGTTCGACTGATACAGAAATCCACTATACGGGCATAGAAAAAATTTGCCTTTGTCTGTACTTCACATGCTGCAAACTCTATATATGTTGCCAGTGGTGGTGTACGTATTGTCCCAGACCGATATTATTAAGTATGTTTTGTTGAAGCCATACTTAAGAATTTGGATTCGAAAGTGGGCGATTGCCATGTCCGAAGTTACATTGGTATATGTTCTTCAAAGAGCAGTGAAAGGGCAAGTTTTGGCCGATTTTTTATCCGATCATCCTGGTATCACTCTTAAGGAAGAGACAATTAGTTGCATCAACATAGCCATATGGGAGATGTGGTTCGACGGATCTAGGACTAGCCAGGGGCAGGTGCCGGAGTACACATCCTCTCGCCCTTAGGGGCATCTTACCAGTTGTCGTTCAAGCTTCACTTTGAGTGCACCAACAGTTAGGCAGACTACGAGGCCCTGATATTCGGCCTTGAGATTTTGGCCAAGCTGGGGGCAAAGGTGAGCAACGTAAGAGGCGATTATTTGTTGGTCATTAAGCAAGTGATTGGGGAATTTAAGTGCGAGTCCGAGCTCCTGGTTAGATATTGCAATAAGGCAAAGCACTTAATTAAAGGCTTTCAAGATACAAGGTTAGAATATACCGAGAGGGCTGATAATTATATCGCCAATGACTTGCCTCAACACGGCAGCGGTTATAAGGTAAACTTTCAGTTCAACGCAATCGAAAGAGAAACGCCGAATCTTCATACTAGGGCATTACCATTGATGAAAGAAGTCTTTCAGTTTATCAATTGGATGTTACCCAAGATTGGAGAACTGAAATTCTGGCATGGTTTGAGAAACCAGATCAGACAAATAGGAGGCAGAGGACCCTGGCCCTAAATTAGGTCGTTCTGGCAGGCGAGCTATACAAGAAAGGTTTTGAAGGTTTACTCTTCAGGTGCATCGACCCAAAGGAAGCAATGTTAGCAATGGCCGAGGTACATGAAGGGATAGGAGGCGCTCATTAGGCAGGTCCGAGAATGAGATGGTTCATCCATATATACGGCTTCTActggccgaaaatggaacaagatTGCATCAGATATGCAAAGGGATGTGAAGCATGCCAAAAATGTGGACAGATACAACATGTCCCCGCCGAGGAACTCCATTCCATCATCAAGCCATGGCCGTTTAGAGAATGGGCAGTCGACCTCATAGGAAAAATATATCCTGGTTCATCAGATGGCCATACGTTCGTCATTATCGCCACTTGCTACTTCACCAAGTGGGTCGAAGCGAAGCCTCTGAAATCACTAACACAAGAAGCCGTGATGAAGTTCTTCAAAGAATATATCGTTCATTGGCATGGTTTTCCTGAGTCAATCACCACCGATCAGGGGACGATGTTCACAGGAGGCGATATGTTGGAATGGGCTTCTTAGATGAAGATCAAGATGCTGCACTCGACCCTATACTATGCACAAGCCAACGGGCAAGCTGAGGCGACTAACAAGGCCATCAAACTTATTGTTCAAAAAATGATTGAGGAAAACCCAAGACAATGGCATGTTTTGTTGTCAGAAGCCGTATGGGCGAATAGGACCAGTCAAAAATCGGATACCGGAACCTCGCCATTTAGGATGGTGTATGGGCATGATGCTATGTTGCCAATGGAGATGACTGTGACGTCTACTCGTCGCTTGTATCAAAACAAATTGTCCTAGGAcgattattttgataaaatggtgaTAGAATTTCTAGATCTCGACGAAGAAAGGTTGGTAGCATTAGACCACCTCGAAGCTCAGAAAAGAAGGGTTGAGCGAGCATATAACAAGAGAGTAAAGCCAAAGACGTTTGTCGTGGGCGATATGGTATGGAAGGCGATTTTTCCCATTGGAAGCAAAGATAGGCGATTTAGCAAGTGGAGTCCGAACTGGGAAGGTCCCTTCATTATAACTACCAAGTTAGCAGGCGGCTCTTACGTCTTGGCGAATATAGATGGCGAAGAACATGACAGGGCGATTAATGGTcagtttttaaagaaatatgtTCCTAACTGCTGGGAGAACATAGACCGACGTTTGTTTGGAGCGGCTGAAGAATAATTCACACTGTAGACATTTATCGGACAGTTTTAGCCGATAAGTAGATTATTTAAAGCCGATATATGTAAAACAT
This window contains:
- the LOC126687728 gene encoding uncharacterized protein LOC126687728, giving the protein MTPPKLNKPLLLYLSVAHESLGCMLAQEDEGVERVVYYMSRGSTDTEIHYTGIEKICLLVVYVLSQTDIIKYVLLKPYLRIWIRKWAIAMSEVTLVYVLQRAVKGQVLADFLSDHPGITLKEETISCINIAIWEMWFDGSRTSQGQADYEALIFGLEILAKLGAKVSNVRGDYLLVIKQVIGEFKCESELLVRYCNKAKHLIKGFQDTRLEYTERADNYIANDLPQHGSGYKVNFQFNAIERETPNLHTRALPLMKEVFQFINWMLPKIGELKFWHGLRNQIRQIGGRGPWP